In a single window of the Nicotiana tomentosiformis chromosome 10, ASM39032v3, whole genome shotgun sequence genome:
- the LOC138900615 gene encoding uncharacterized protein, whose amino-acid sequence MWALKKLNLEWDVASNLRVSQLNELDEFRYHAYTSSSLYKEKMKYLHDRYIHNKKFKEGDLVPLFNSRLRMFPGKLKSKWSGSFEVVNVIPFGALDLKNKNDEVFRVNGHRVKQYLGKVEDGHIVVVLYFK is encoded by the coding sequence atgtgggctttgaagaagttgaaccttgaatgggatgtcgcgtCAAATCTAAGGgtgtcacaattgaatgagcttgatgaattccggtatcatgcctacacaagctcgtccctttacaaggagaagatgaagtacctccatgacaggTACATCCACAACAAGAAATTTAAAGAGGGAGATCTTGTGCCATTATTTAATtcccggttacggatgtttccgggcaagttgaagtcaaaatggagtggctcCTTTGAAGTGGTAAATGTAATCccctttggtgctctagatttgaaaaataagaatgacgaggtgtttagagtcaatgggcatcGGGTTAAACAATATCTTGGCAAGGTTGAAGATGGCCACATTGTGGTGGTCCTTTatttcaaatga